The following proteins are co-located in the Castanea sativa cultivar Marrone di Chiusa Pesio chromosome 8, ASM4071231v1 genome:
- the LOC142606759 gene encoding homocysteine S-methyltransferase 1 — protein MGKDKSSLEDLIEKAGGCAVVDGGFATQLERHGAVINDPLWSALCLIKDPHLIKQVHLEYLEAGADILVTSSYQATLPGFLSRGLSIEEGESLLEKSVKLAVEARDSFWDSLERTPGHCYNRALVAASIGSYGAYLADGSEYSGCYGLDVNMDKLKDFHRRRLQVLVEAGPDLLAFETIPNKIEAQACVELLEEENIKVPSWICFSSVDGENAPSGESFKECLDIINKSNKVHAVGINCAPPHFIETLIHKFKELTKKAIIVYPNSGEVWDGRAKRWLPSKCFGDDKFEVFATRWRNSGARLIGGCCRTTPSTILAISKVLKESS, from the exons atggggAAGGATAAGTCTTCATTGGAAGATTTGATAGAGAAGGCAGGAGGTTGTGCTGTGGTTGATGGAGGATTCGCTACACAGCTTGAGAGACATGGTGCTGTCATCAATGACCCTCTTTGGAGTGCCCTCTGTCTCATCAAAGACCCTCATCTTATCAAGCAG GTCCACTTGGAATACTTGGAGGCTGGTGCTGATATTTTGGTCACTTCATCTTACcag GCCACCCTGCCCGGATTTCTGTCCAGAGGACTTTCGATTGAAGAAGGGGAGTCATTATTAGAGAAGAGTGTCAAGTTGGCTGTTGAAGCTCGGGATAGTTTTTGGGATTCATTGGAAAGGACTCCTGGGCACTGCTATAACAGGGCTTTGGTTGCAGCCTCCATTGGAAGCTATGGAGCTTATCTTGCTGATGGTTCGGAGTACAG TGGGTGTTATGGCCTGGATGTGAATATGGATAAGCTGAAGGATTTCCACCGGCGCAGATTGCAAGTATTAGTGGAAGCAGGTCCAGATTTACTTGCCTTTGAGACTATTCCCAATAAAATTGAAGCTCAG GCCTGTGTTGAGTTGCTTGAAGAAGAGAACATCAAAGTTCCATCTTGGATCTGTTTTAGCTCTGTAGATGGTGAGAATGCCCCATCAGGAGAGAGTTTTAAGGAGTGCCTGGATATAATAAATAAGAGCAACAAGGTGCATGCAGTTGGAATAAACTGTGCACCTCCCCATTTTATTGAAACCCTTATCCACAAATTTAAAGAG TTAACCAAGAAGGCAATAATTGTATACCCCAATAGTGGAGAGGTATGGGATGGCAGAGCTAAGAGATGGCTG CCATCAAAATGTTTTGGTGATgacaaatttgaagtttttgcAACAAGATGGCGCAACTCAGGAGCTAGACTCATTGGAGGCTGTTGTCGGACAACACCTTCCACCATTCTAGCCATTTCAAAGGTTTTGAAAGAAAGTTCCTAA